One genomic segment of uncultured Desulfobacter sp. includes these proteins:
- a CDS encoding cytidylate kinase family protein: MSVITISRGSYSRGKEVAEKVASELGYACISRDILLEASEEFNIPEIKLVRALHDAPSALERFTHGRERYVSYIRKALLQHIRQDNIVYHGLAGHYFLLNIPNVLKIRIISDIEERVKEEVKRENISEEKARYILKKDDDERRKWGLRLYGIDTSDSKLYDMVINIKNLSVEDAADLICRTVRKPNFKTTPESEKILDDALLAAKVHAALVETSPKIIVTADNGVVSIGDPEAPLDMKKNAFNEIKSIAENVDGVKEVIMGIHKRTDDHHTVNPFHNI; encoded by the coding sequence ATGTCCGTTATCACCATCTCAAGAGGTTCTTACAGTCGCGGAAAGGAAGTTGCTGAAAAGGTAGCCTCAGAACTGGGGTATGCATGTATTTCCCGTGATATCCTGCTGGAGGCATCGGAAGAATTCAATATCCCGGAGATCAAGCTGGTCAGGGCGCTTCATGATGCGCCATCCGCCCTTGAAAGATTCACCCACGGCAGGGAACGCTATGTAAGTTATATCCGTAAGGCGCTGTTACAGCATATCCGGCAAGACAATATTGTTTATCATGGACTGGCGGGGCACTATTTTTTACTGAATATCCCCAATGTCCTGAAAATCAGAATTATATCGGATATAGAAGAACGCGTAAAAGAAGAAGTCAAGCGGGAAAATATCTCCGAAGAAAAAGCACGTTATATTCTGAAAAAAGATGATGATGAACGGAGGAAATGGGGACTGAGGTTATACGGAATTGATACATCGGACAGCAAACTTTATGATATGGTCATAAATATAAAAAACCTTTCAGTTGAGGATGCCGCAGACCTGATCTGTCGGACGGTTCGAAAACCCAATTTTAAAACCACGCCCGAATCGGAAAAAATCCTTGATGATGCCCTTCTTGCCGCAAAAGTTCATGCGGCTCTTGTGGAAACATCTCCGAAAATAATCGTCACAGCCGATAACGGTGTTGTAAGTATCGGTGATCCGGAAGCTCCGTTGGACATGAAAAAGAATGCTTTTAATGAAATAAAAAGCATTGCGGAAAATGTTGACGGGGTTAAAGAGGTTATTATGGGTATACACAAAAGAACCGATGACCATCATACAGTCAATCCTTTCCACAATATATGA
- the selB gene encoding selenocysteine-specific translation elongation factor gives MDNIILGTAGHIDHGKTSLVKALTGIETDRLKEEKERGITIELGFASLDLPNGRHIGIVDMPGHEKFVKNMVAGSSGIDVVVMVIAADEGVMPQTREHMEICNLMGISHGMIALTKTDLVDEDLLELAMDDIHDFIIDTFLEDKPIVPVSSATGQGLEEFLTTLEEICKQIPPRKFSSIFRLPVDRVFSMKGFGTVITGTLISGQVSVGQDIMVYPKKITSKVRGLQVHSSSVETAMAGTRTAINFQGLDREAVFRGDVLSTPGALIESYMLDADFHYLKSNAKPAKARTRVRFHSGTSEILGYMVLLDRESLLPGDTAPVQFRLESPVCCIKDDRYVIRSYSPVRTIGGGAILNPVSQKYKPKDKAMIEGLSDLAAQDDEKTIAYFLSIKGYSGLTFNELRVMTNIPDKKLAAALQKMLAKQEAVLTDKEKQIYVHGTIFDEFKEKVLERLTAYHQENPLKEGMPAQELKSKFQYVDDARFFNILFHRLEKENLIVLDKNLVKLSGFKVALQVDQHEMKEKLADIYKKAGLTPPFFRTICQNLELDQKTGKDVMQMLIDEKQVVKTKDDLFFDAGAVGDLETKLIEFLKANEKITTPQFKEMTGISRKYVIPLIEYFDAIHLTLRVEDYRQLRKKPA, from the coding sequence GTGGACAATATAATTCTGGGAACAGCAGGACACATTGATCATGGGAAAACCAGCCTGGTCAAGGCATTGACAGGCATTGAAACCGACCGTCTCAAGGAGGAAAAAGAACGCGGCATCACCATAGAACTCGGATTTGCCTCCCTGGATCTTCCCAATGGCCGGCACATCGGCATTGTGGACATGCCAGGTCATGAAAAATTTGTAAAAAATATGGTGGCCGGTTCTTCGGGCATTGATGTGGTTGTCATGGTCATTGCGGCAGATGAAGGCGTCATGCCCCAGACCCGGGAGCACATGGAGATCTGCAATCTTATGGGCATCAGCCACGGCATGATTGCCCTGACTAAAACGGACCTTGTGGATGAAGACCTGCTGGAACTGGCCATGGACGACATCCATGATTTTATCATAGACACCTTCCTTGAAGATAAACCCATTGTACCGGTATCCTCTGCCACAGGCCAGGGACTGGAAGAATTTTTAACCACGCTTGAAGAAATATGCAAACAAATTCCGCCTCGCAAATTTTCTTCCATTTTCCGACTTCCCGTGGACCGGGTATTTTCCATGAAAGGATTCGGCACGGTCATCACCGGAACCCTGATTTCAGGCCAGGTGAGTGTGGGCCAGGACATCATGGTATATCCAAAAAAAATCACATCAAAAGTCCGGGGGCTTCAGGTACATTCCAGTTCGGTGGAAACAGCCATGGCCGGCACCCGTACAGCCATCAATTTCCAGGGTCTTGACCGGGAAGCCGTATTCAGAGGCGATGTACTCTCCACCCCGGGAGCATTAATTGAAAGTTATATGCTGGACGCCGATTTTCATTACCTGAAAAGCAATGCCAAGCCTGCCAAGGCCCGGACAAGGGTGCGGTTTCATTCGGGCACAAGTGAAATACTGGGCTATATGGTCCTGCTGGACAGGGAGTCGCTTTTACCCGGGGATACGGCACCGGTTCAGTTCCGCCTGGAATCCCCGGTCTGCTGCATCAAGGATGACAGATACGTTATCCGATCTTACTCTCCTGTCAGAACCATCGGCGGCGGCGCTATCCTCAACCCGGTATCCCAAAAATACAAGCCTAAAGATAAGGCCATGATTGAAGGGCTTTCCGACCTTGCTGCCCAAGATGATGAAAAAACCATTGCCTATTTTCTATCCATCAAGGGATATTCCGGGCTGACATTTAATGAGTTAAGGGTCATGACCAATATTCCGGATAAAAAACTGGCTGCCGCTTTACAGAAAATGCTTGCAAAACAGGAAGCCGTGCTCACGGACAAGGAGAAGCAGATCTATGTCCATGGCACTATTTTTGACGAATTTAAGGAAAAAGTACTGGAACGACTGACCGCTTATCACCAGGAAAACCCCTTAAAGGAAGGCATGCCGGCCCAGGAGCTGAAATCCAAATTTCAATATGTGGATGATGCCCGGTTTTTCAACATTCTGTTCCACCGCCTGGAAAAGGAAAATCTCATTGTTCTGGACAAAAACCTTGTGAAACTTTCAGGGTTCAAGGTTGCCCTCCAGGTAGACCAGCATGAAATGAAGGAGAAACTTGCCGACATTTACAAAAAAGCCGGTTTGACCCCGCCCTTTTTCCGCACCATATGCCAGAATCTTGAACTGGATCAGAAAACGGGCAAGGATGTGATGCAGATGCTCATTGATGAAAAACAGGTGGTTAAAACAAAGGATGATCTGTTTTTTGATGCTGGTGCCGTCGGTGATCTGGAAACCAAACTCATTGAATTCCTCAAAGCCAATGAAAAAATCACCACCCCACAATTTAAGGAGATGACCGGCATTTCCAGAAAATATGTCATCCCCCTGATTGAATACTTTGACGCCATACACCTGACCTTACGGGTTGAGGACTACCGGCAGTTACGAAAAAAACCGGCCTGA
- a CDS encoding ORF6N domain-containing protein: MTETELVSSEHITEKIYIIRGVKVMLDRDLAALYRVETKYLKQSVRRNLNRFPDDFMFELSKEEFANLRSQIATSDFDKKSLRYAPMAFTEQGVAMLSSVLRSDRAIQVNIKIMRTFTKMRNMIVENEQLRKALEELKQQTDEQF; this comes from the coding sequence ATGACTGAAACAGAACTTGTTAGCAGTGAACACATTACAGAAAAAATTTATATTATCCGGGGCGTTAAAGTCATGTTAGACAGGGATCTTGCAGCCCTTTATAGAGTTGAAACAAAATACTTAAAACAATCTGTCAGAAGAAATTTAAACCGTTTCCCTGATGATTTTATGTTTGAATTGTCAAAAGAGGAGTTTGCAAATTTGAGGTCACAAATTGCAACCTCCGATTTTGATAAGAAGAGTTTAAGATATGCGCCTATGGCCTTCACCGAACAAGGTGTTGCCATGCTTTCCAGTGTATTGCGAAGTGACCGGGCCATTCAAGTAAACATCAAGATCATGCGGACCTTTACCAAAATGCGCAACATGATCGTCGAAAATGAACAATTACGCAAAGCCTTGGAAGAATTGAAGCAGCAGACAGATGAACAGTTTTAA
- a CDS encoding metallophosphoesterase, producing MFKFIHAADIHLDSPLRGLSRYESAPVDAIRDACRRAFKNLVDLAIEEKVAFVLLAGDLYDGDWKDYSTGIFLSRQMGRLNQHDIQVFCVAGNHDAANRMTKALDTPSNMKIFSASKVETVKLNNLPAAIHGRSFKKRHVDENLAAGFCEAEKSVFNIGLLHTSLDGREGHANYAPCSLDDLVSKGYQYWALGHIHKQEIVSETPFVVFPGCIQGRHIRECGPKGCVVVTVEDETVKKIEKIPLDVLRWTQIEIDLTDIEERRDVMEKIRETIEQEQTLAEDRPLAMRIKLIGATKLSDQLAAFPEKFEQQIKALGAEIAGDNLWIERLENKTQGKYDLETTLADDNALGKLLKSIISTPDDVDQIDGLADKIAELRQKVPPQAFGTDTILDLNNGQTIKRITKEAKKMLIGRMLSTGGENEN from the coding sequence ATGTTTAAATTCATTCACGCAGCTGATATTCATTTGGACAGTCCATTGCGCGGGCTTTCAAGATATGAGTCCGCCCCTGTTGATGCCATTAGAGACGCTTGCAGAAGAGCCTTTAAAAACCTGGTGGATCTGGCAATAGAAGAAAAAGTGGCTTTCGTACTTTTAGCCGGAGATCTCTATGACGGAGATTGGAAAGACTACAGCACAGGGATTTTCCTAAGCCGGCAAATGGGACGCTTAAATCAGCATGATATACAAGTTTTTTGTGTCGCAGGAAACCATGATGCCGCAAATCGGATGACCAAGGCCTTGGATACGCCCTCAAACATGAAAATATTTTCTGCGAGCAAAGTGGAAACGGTAAAATTGAACAATTTGCCGGCTGCCATTCATGGGCGCAGTTTCAAAAAACGACATGTTGACGAGAACCTGGCAGCGGGATTTTGTGAAGCTGAAAAAAGCGTGTTCAATATAGGACTTTTGCATACCAGCCTTGATGGCCGGGAAGGCCACGCAAACTATGCGCCGTGTTCCCTGGATGATCTCGTCTCAAAGGGTTATCAATACTGGGCATTAGGCCATATCCACAAACAGGAAATCGTTTCTGAAACCCCCTTTGTTGTGTTTCCCGGCTGCATACAAGGCCGTCATATTCGAGAATGCGGCCCAAAAGGCTGTGTTGTTGTCACGGTTGAGGACGAAACCGTAAAAAAAATTGAAAAAATTCCCCTTGATGTTCTGCGCTGGACGCAAATAGAAATTGATCTGACCGATATTGAAGAACGCCGGGATGTCATGGAAAAGATCAGGGAAACCATTGAACAAGAACAAACACTGGCAGAGGACAGACCGCTTGCAATGAGAATAAAATTGATCGGTGCGACAAAGCTGTCTGATCAACTGGCCGCTTTTCCGGAAAAATTTGAACAGCAGATTAAAGCACTTGGAGCTGAAATCGCAGGCGACAACCTTTGGATTGAGCGCCTTGAAAACAAAACCCAGGGAAAATATGATTTAGAAACGACCCTGGCCGATGACAATGCGCTGGGAAAATTACTCAAGTCAATTATCTCAACACCGGATGATGTTGATCAAATAGATGGTTTGGCAGATAAAATAGCTGAACTTCGACAAAAGGTTCCCCCACAAGCGTTTGGGACCGATACTATTTTAGACCTGAATAATGGGCAAACCATCAAACGAATAACCAAAGAAGCCAAAAAAATGCTGATCGGCAGGATGCTTTCAACCGGGGGTGAAAATGAGAATTAA
- the hemW gene encoding radical SAM family heme chaperone HemW — translation MSEYLYIHVPFCKKKCRYCDFYSETDLSLIPDYVTALVQEIRLRSQATVLQPKQPKGNAATVYFGGGTPSLLGPRHLEAILQALDNAFNLCRQTEITLEANPGTLNDIHLKSFQGVGINRVSLGVQSFDSARLSLLGRIHSADDAVHAVEKVCAAGIENISLDLIYGLPGQTEEQLIRELDAALDLTPAHLSCYMLTLEPDTALHLMHERGKFSRMSQSDQVDLFCAVAKYLKARGWDHYEVSNFAKQTSLRSRHNCAYWQMVPYHGFGPAAHSYAVKSDTEGSTSYKRFWNAPDVNGYINALKTGNIAASDSETLTLKQRQMEYVMVGLRTSMGLDIKTGQNLWGNRFLTVFQSLMEDLENRGFARHLDAGQRFVLTLEGWMRLDSIVASFVERI, via the coding sequence TTGTCTGAATACCTTTATATTCACGTTCCCTTCTGTAAGAAAAAATGCAGATATTGCGATTTTTATTCCGAAACAGACCTATCTCTGATTCCTGATTATGTCACGGCCCTGGTCCAGGAAATTCGACTGCGTTCACAAGCAACTGTATTACAGCCTAAACAACCCAAAGGTAACGCTGCAACCGTGTACTTCGGGGGCGGCACGCCGTCTCTGCTTGGACCACGGCACCTTGAAGCCATTTTGCAGGCCCTGGACAATGCCTTTAACCTTTGCCGCCAGACTGAAATCACGCTTGAAGCCAATCCCGGTACCCTGAACGACATCCATTTGAAATCGTTCCAAGGTGTGGGGATCAATCGTGTAAGCCTTGGTGTTCAGTCCTTTGATTCGGCACGGCTTTCCCTTTTAGGGCGTATTCATTCAGCAGATGATGCGGTGCATGCCGTGGAAAAGGTCTGTGCTGCGGGTATTGAAAACATCAGTCTGGATTTGATTTACGGCCTTCCCGGTCAGACCGAAGAACAACTGATCCGGGAGCTTGACGCTGCCTTGGATTTAACACCTGCGCATCTTTCCTGTTATATGCTCACCCTGGAACCGGACACAGCTCTGCACCTCATGCATGAACGGGGTAAGTTTTCACGTATGTCTCAATCGGATCAGGTCGATCTGTTCTGTGCGGTTGCCAAATATCTGAAAGCCCGTGGATGGGATCATTACGAAGTATCCAATTTTGCAAAACAGACATCCCTTCGTTCCCGGCACAACTGCGCATACTGGCAGATGGTTCCCTACCATGGATTTGGGCCGGCCGCCCATTCCTATGCCGTAAAATCCGATACGGAAGGATCGACCTCATATAAAAGATTCTGGAATGCACCGGACGTGAACGGATATATCAATGCCTTGAAAACGGGAAATATTGCCGCATCTGACAGTGAAACCCTTACCCTGAAACAGCGTCAGATGGAGTATGTTATGGTGGGACTGCGGACATCCATGGGCCTTGACATTAAAACCGGGCAAAACCTATGGGGGAACCGGTTTTTAACCGTGTTTCAAAGCCTGATGGAAGATCTTGAAAATAGAGGGTTTGCCCGGCACCTAGATGCCGGGCAACGGTTTGTTTTGACCCTTGAAGGCTGGATGCGCCTGGACAGTATTGTCGCCTCTTTTGTTGAAAGGATTTGA
- a CDS encoding AAA family ATPase, with product MRINRFDLMAFGHFTEKSLDLSDGDLGLHIIYGDNEAGKSTSLRALIGWLFGIEARTKDNFLHSNPKLRIGGELQLLDGEKIEFIRRKGNKDTLLKYGSNAPLDESRFTRFLPAGIDETLFTKLWGIDHGRLIAGGHELLEQSGDLGQALFSAAIGTANLKKILEDMQNSAVDIFKPRGSKALLNKAISDYKDAQKRMRDATLPLSNWKALQKDLLKINADISGVEQKINEKNKQKNRLARINRVKGALAQRQNYLAKIEALGTVLLLPQDFADQQKTASETLQDALNSKERLEAKIDALNKEFGSLSIRDDLLKNEDAILRLYKDLGAVEKTIADRPRQDGKRRLLRNDAQTLLKGIRPDIGLDEADQLRPLLNNKKWISGLVRKHSLLTQKEAGCKAELKDLEDEQKSLKNKLEDTSQSKIDLPQLKASIASARKAGDIEQRLDDISVQAAQEKAAWENEFARLGNYHGTADALLSMVLPVSETIDRFEKENDELIEKAKIVSRKKQELEDEKKQAEQELNALLLKEDVPKITDLEASRKDRDQGWELIKQKYIQQLDNDSPDINDRLLAYTQASELPTVYEKKVRQADNISDRLRLDADQVVKRAQLEAKIDSIASRIADLSVLFEKTKKDQADFNIKWTDIWKPLNIIAGTPREMKQWLLKAERLIEKIQTAKAVSTNKKKLSDVCDQLRELVSTQIFQFDPLQETKGKRLEALISLCEQRIEQEQKERDKRNEIERSLKDSHIRLKRTQDELKTVKNDLTTWSDEWKKAIEGLSLKPDVHPETATETFDNLVLFFQKFDQSEELRKRIYGMDKVEKDFHLKVNEFAERIKLKTDDQDAVTIAAQLHRDLNAAREVRASSIKLKEQLDEKKQDIKEVNITIRHSQKKNIELKKQAGVETDEALIKAAEKSDNKRKLLKNIETLEQELNRNGDGLSIDALEKELNNCEIDAIEAQIEKISIELKELQSQRDTLRDQRRTIQNEIEKKDGSALAANASAQAEAHLADIAQHAEHYLRFQIGALILEQQIEDYRKKNQATVLGRAGELFSKLTLGSYAGLRDELDASGKPILLGVRPDDHEVGIAGMSDGSRDQLYLALRLATLEQYIKKEEPMPFVIDDILIGFDDNRTRVCLEVLAQLSTNIQVLLFTHHKRVLELANSCNESNRIFQHRLSL from the coding sequence ATGAGAATTAACCGCTTCGATCTCATGGCTTTCGGTCACTTCACAGAAAAATCTTTAGACCTGTCTGATGGTGATCTGGGATTACATATTATTTACGGTGATAATGAAGCCGGGAAAAGTACATCATTAAGAGCGCTTATTGGTTGGCTGTTTGGGATTGAAGCCAGGACAAAAGACAACTTTCTTCATTCGAACCCAAAGCTTCGGATAGGCGGAGAATTACAGCTTTTAGATGGAGAAAAAATTGAATTTATCAGAAGAAAAGGGAATAAAGACACCCTGCTTAAATATGGAAGCAATGCGCCCCTTGATGAAAGCCGGTTCACACGTTTTCTTCCTGCCGGCATTGATGAAACCCTTTTTACTAAACTCTGGGGTATTGACCATGGCCGATTAATTGCCGGCGGCCATGAACTATTGGAGCAATCAGGGGATCTTGGCCAGGCACTATTCAGTGCCGCAATCGGGACAGCCAATCTCAAAAAAATCTTAGAGGACATGCAAAACAGTGCGGTAGATATCTTCAAACCCCGGGGTTCCAAGGCCTTATTAAACAAGGCCATTTCAGATTATAAAGATGCGCAAAAGAGAATGCGTGATGCCACCCTGCCCCTTTCTAACTGGAAAGCCCTGCAAAAAGACTTATTAAAAATAAATGCCGATATCAGTGGGGTTGAACAAAAGATCAATGAAAAGAATAAACAAAAAAATCGTTTGGCAAGAATCAATCGTGTCAAAGGTGCCCTGGCCCAACGTCAAAACTATCTGGCAAAAATTGAAGCATTAGGCACTGTGCTGTTGCTGCCGCAAGATTTTGCAGATCAACAGAAAACAGCCAGTGAAACGCTTCAAGATGCATTAAATTCAAAAGAACGCCTGGAAGCCAAAATTGACGCCTTAAATAAAGAATTCGGATCCCTAAGCATCCGAGATGATCTGCTTAAAAATGAAGATGCTATTTTAAGGCTGTACAAAGATCTTGGTGCGGTTGAAAAAACAATCGCGGACCGCCCCCGCCAGGATGGAAAAAGACGTTTGTTGCGCAATGATGCCCAAACGCTGTTAAAAGGTATCCGGCCTGACATAGGTTTAGATGAAGCAGATCAACTCAGGCCCCTTCTGAACAATAAAAAATGGATCTCGGGATTGGTCCGGAAACACAGTTTATTGACACAAAAAGAAGCTGGGTGCAAAGCTGAATTAAAAGATCTTGAGGACGAACAAAAATCACTTAAAAATAAATTAGAAGATACATCACAAAGTAAAATTGATTTACCGCAGCTAAAAGCGTCAATTGCTTCGGCACGCAAAGCAGGGGACATTGAGCAACGTCTGGATGACATAAGCGTCCAGGCCGCACAGGAAAAAGCAGCCTGGGAGAATGAATTTGCAAGACTGGGAAACTACCATGGCACTGCAGATGCGTTGTTATCTATGGTTCTTCCGGTTTCTGAAACCATAGACCGGTTTGAAAAAGAAAACGATGAACTTATAGAAAAAGCCAAAATCGTATCCCGGAAAAAACAAGAACTTGAAGATGAAAAAAAGCAGGCTGAACAGGAGTTAAACGCTTTATTATTAAAAGAAGACGTGCCCAAAATAACTGATTTAGAGGCGTCCCGTAAAGACCGTGACCAGGGATGGGAATTGATAAAACAAAAATATATCCAGCAACTGGATAACGATAGTCCGGATATCAACGATCGTCTTTTAGCATATACACAAGCATCTGAGTTGCCGACTGTTTATGAAAAAAAAGTCAGGCAGGCAGACAATATATCAGACCGTTTGAGATTGGATGCCGACCAGGTGGTTAAACGGGCACAACTGGAAGCCAAAATTGATAGCATAGCATCTCGAATCGCTGATTTATCAGTTCTTTTCGAAAAAACAAAAAAGGATCAAGCTGATTTTAATATCAAATGGACGGACATTTGGAAGCCTTTGAATATTATTGCCGGCACCCCCCGGGAAATGAAGCAGTGGTTACTGAAGGCAGAAAGGCTGATCGAAAAAATACAAACCGCAAAGGCCGTTTCAACCAACAAAAAAAAATTGTCTGACGTATGCGATCAGTTAAGGGAATTGGTTTCAACTCAGATCTTCCAATTTGACCCTTTACAGGAGACAAAAGGAAAACGCCTTGAGGCTTTGATTTCATTGTGCGAGCAGCGAATTGAACAAGAGCAAAAAGAGCGTGACAAACGCAATGAAATAGAGCGTTCCCTGAAGGATTCTCACATTCGCTTAAAGCGAACCCAGGATGAACTTAAAACGGTTAAAAATGATTTGACTACCTGGTCCGATGAGTGGAAAAAAGCAATAGAAGGCTTAAGCCTGAAACCCGATGTGCATCCGGAAACAGCCACAGAAACATTCGACAACCTGGTGTTGTTCTTCCAAAAATTCGATCAATCTGAAGAACTGCGCAAAAGAATTTACGGCATGGATAAAGTTGAAAAAGACTTTCACCTTAAAGTTAACGAATTTGCCGAGCGTATTAAATTGAAAACAGATGACCAGGATGCAGTGACAATTGCGGCTCAATTGCATCGTGATCTGAACGCTGCTCGTGAAGTCCGGGCAAGTTCTATCAAACTCAAAGAACAACTTGATGAAAAAAAACAGGATATCAAAGAGGTCAATATTACGATCCGCCATTCACAAAAAAAAAATATCGAATTAAAAAAGCAAGCTGGGGTTGAAACCGATGAAGCACTCATTAAGGCCGCTGAAAAATCAGACAATAAAAGAAAATTGTTAAAAAATATTGAAACCCTTGAACAGGAACTTAATCGCAATGGTGACGGCTTAAGCATTGATGCGTTGGAAAAAGAGTTAAACAACTGTGAAATCGACGCCATAGAAGCACAAATTGAAAAAATATCCATTGAACTAAAAGAACTTCAATCCCAAAGAGACACCTTACGCGACCAACGGCGGACAATTCAAAATGAAATCGAAAAAAAAGATGGGAGCGCTTTGGCCGCCAACGCGTCGGCACAAGCAGAAGCACACCTGGCCGACATAGCCCAGCACGCTGAACATTATCTGCGTTTCCAGATCGGCGCACTCATCCTTGAACAGCAAATAGAAGATTACAGAAAAAAAAATCAGGCTACCGTTTTAGGCAGAGCAGGAGAATTATTCTCAAAGCTCACATTGGGTTCTTACGCAGGTCTGAGAGATGAACTGGATGCTTCGGGAAAGCCAATATTGCTTGGTGTTCGACCGGACGATCACGAGGTGGGCATCGCCGGAATGAGTGACGGGTCCCGGGATCAACTCTATCTTGCCCTGCGCCTGGCTACGTTAGAGCAGTATATAAAAAAGGAAGAGCCCATGCCCTTTGTTATAGATGATATCCTTATCGGGTTTGATGATAATCGAACCCGTGTCTGCCTGGAAGTACTGGCTCAATTATCAACAAATATTCAAGTACTGCTTTTTACACACCATAAACGTGTGCTGGAATTGGCAAATAGCTGCAATGAAAGTAATAGGATTTTTCAACACAGGCTTTCTTTATAA
- a CDS encoding manganese-dependent inorganic pyrophosphatase — MSTLVFGHKNPDTDSVVAAIALADLKKSLGEDIAPAMQGDLNPESKFVLDKFSLAAPEVITSYAGKDVYLVDHSDLAQSPDDLGEANILGIVDHHKLGDVTTGQPLECWIWPVGCTCTVITCMYDYFNVEIPKGIAGAMLCAILSDTVIFKSATCTDKDKEVCAKLAEICGESDLDALGIEMFKVKSAVEGTPIRELVLRDYKDFNMSGSGIGCGQLELVDLSIVDGIKADLEKDIRDLKAEKGHHTVLLMLTDIMKEGTELLVASDDESVVEKAFGEKPVDGKCWLAGIMSRKKQIIPDLEKVFG, encoded by the coding sequence ATGTCAACTCTCGTATTTGGTCACAAAAATCCGGATACCGACTCTGTAGTCGCAGCCATCGCGCTGGCCGATCTGAAAAAAAGCCTTGGTGAAGACATCGCACCAGCTATGCAGGGCGACCTGAATCCCGAATCCAAATTTGTCCTGGACAAATTCAGCCTGGCTGCCCCCGAAGTTATCACCAGCTATGCAGGCAAAGATGTTTACCTGGTGGATCATTCCGACCTGGCCCAAAGCCCTGACGACCTTGGCGAAGCCAATATTCTGGGTATTGTAGACCATCACAAACTCGGCGATGTAACCACCGGACAGCCCCTGGAATGCTGGATCTGGCCTGTAGGCTGCACCTGCACCGTAATTACTTGCATGTACGATTACTTCAATGTTGAAATTCCCAAGGGCATTGCCGGTGCCATGCTGTGCGCCATCCTGTCCGACACCGTAATTTTCAAGTCCGCTACCTGTACAGACAAAGATAAAGAAGTATGTGCAAAACTGGCTGAAATCTGCGGCGAATCCGATCTCGATGCCCTTGGCATTGAAATGTTCAAGGTAAAATCTGCTGTTGAAGGTACTCCGATCCGTGAACTGGTTCTGCGCGATTACAAAGACTTCAACATGAGTGGTTCCGGCATTGGCTGCGGCCAGCTTGAACTGGTTGATCTGTCCATCGTTGACGGCATCAAGGCTGATCTTGAAAAAGACATCCGTGATCTGAAAGCGGAAAAAGGCCATCACACTGTACTTTTGATGCTCACCGACATCATGAAAGAAGGCACCGAGCTTCTCGTGGCTTCTGATGACGAATCTGTTGTTGAAAAAGCCTTTGGTGAAAAACCCGTTGACGGCAAATGCTGGCTGGCCGGCATCATGAGCCGTAAAAAACAGATCATCCCCGATCTGGAAAAAGTATTTGGTTAG